A single genomic interval of Actinomycetota bacterium harbors:
- a CDS encoding DUF3343 domain-containing protein, with protein MPGSREKTRFIVYGFGSTHRALAAERTLLDAGVGVTPIPAPRDFGELCGIALRVSPPNSRTAEKCLAEAGLSPDATGDIWDV; from the coding sequence GTGCCCGGGTCCCGCGAGAAGACGCGCTTCATCGTGTACGGTTTCGGCTCGACGCACCGTGCGCTGGCTGCAGAGCGCACGCTTCTGGACGCGGGCGTCGGGGTCACACCGATACCCGCTCCGCGGGATTTCGGTGAACTGTGCGGCATTGCCCTGCGAGTCTCTCCCCCCAACTCCCGGACCGCCGAAAAATGCCTGGCCGAAGCTGGTCTTTCGCCCGACGCAACGGGCGATATCTGGGATGTCTGA
- a CDS encoding MogA/MoaB family molybdenum cofactor biosynthesis protein yields MSELRIGVLTCSDNRFEGTAEDDAGLALIDACERLGWVIVAYHVVPDDPESITASLFELADVEGADAVFTLGGTGLGAHDLTPETTELVCERMVPGIAEAIRAHMRQSDPCHMFSRATAGVRGRTLIVNLPGGPEATMEAFGVIAEMLELAVQHMADGGAC; encoded by the coding sequence GTGAGCGAACTTCGCATTGGCGTGTTGACGTGTTCGGACAATCGCTTCGAAGGAACTGCCGAGGACGACGCCGGGCTTGCCCTCATCGATGCTTGCGAACGGCTTGGATGGGTGATCGTCGCCTACCATGTCGTGCCCGATGACCCCGAGTCGATAACCGCCTCCTTGTTCGAGCTGGCAGATGTCGAGGGTGCCGACGCCGTGTTCACCCTGGGAGGGACAGGACTCGGCGCGCACGATCTCACGCCCGAGACCACCGAACTCGTTTGCGAGCGCATGGTGCCCGGGATCGCCGAGGCCATCCGGGCGCACATGCGCCAGAGCGACCCCTGCCACATGTTCTCGCGGGCTACGGCCGGCGTGCGGGGACGCACCCTGATCGTGAACCTCCCGGGCGGCCCGGAAGCGACCATGGAGGCATTCGGCGTCATCGCGGAGATGCTCGAGCTGGCCGTCCAGCATATGGCGGACGGGGGCGCGTGCTAG
- a CDS encoding selenium metabolism-associated LysR family transcriptional regulator: protein MNITHLRAFVMVVEHGSFSGAARAMDLSQPAVTMQIQGLEADLGATLFDRAYRRIELTEAGRVLLPIAQGILGDVERAHHEVAEMGGRVSGRLAIAASTTPGQYVLPRLLGRYLTYYPEVGISLTVSDTAGVIEAVTSGAAHIGMTGARVDTGRVRLESIGTDELVMICPPNHPLASAHSATMDDAAEEPFIMRREGSGTRLVTEEVVREAGIDPDELRVLMELGTSEAIVSAVEGGMGLGVVSQWMVDKALELGTVARVPLARFPVSRPFYVVLPKGEPSRAAAALLEHLRDRLGTGTG, encoded by the coding sequence TTGAACATCACTCACCTGCGTGCATTCGTGATGGTCGTCGAGCACGGCTCCTTCTCCGGGGCTGCGCGCGCCATGGACCTGTCGCAGCCGGCTGTCACCATGCAGATCCAGGGGCTCGAGGCCGACCTCGGCGCCACGCTGTTCGACCGCGCCTACCGGCGGATAGAGCTGACCGAGGCCGGGCGCGTGCTGCTCCCCATCGCGCAGGGGATCCTCGGCGACGTCGAGCGCGCCCACCACGAGGTTGCCGAGATGGGCGGGCGCGTCTCCGGACGCCTCGCGATCGCCGCGTCAACCACGCCGGGGCAGTACGTACTCCCGCGGCTCCTTGGCAGGTACCTGACGTACTACCCGGAGGTCGGTATCTCGCTCACCGTCTCCGACACCGCAGGCGTCATCGAAGCCGTCACCTCGGGCGCCGCGCACATCGGCATGACCGGCGCCCGCGTTGACACGGGCCGGGTGAGGCTGGAGTCGATCGGCACCGACGAGCTCGTGATGATCTGCCCGCCGAATCACCCGCTCGCGTCGGCCCACAGCGCGACCATGGACGATGCCGCCGAGGAGCCGTTCATCATGCGCCGGGAGGGCTCCGGGACGCGCCTCGTGACCGAGGAGGTCGTGCGTGAGGCCGGTATCGACCCCGACGAACTTCGCGTGCTCATGGAGCTCGGCACGAGCGAGGCTATCGTCAGCGCCGTCGAGGGTGGTATGGGCCTGGGTGTCGTGAGCCAGTGGATGGTCGACAAGGCGCTCGAGCTCGGGACCGTCGCGCGGGTGCCTCTCGCGAGGTTCCCTGTGAGCCGCCCGTTCTATGTAGTTCTACCTAAGGGAGAGCCTTCGCGCGCGGCGGCCGCACTCCTGGAGCATCTGCGGGACAGGTTGGGCACGGGAACCGGATGA
- a CDS encoding transcriptional repressor, producing the protein MASVYGEKRTSPQRERIAAAVDGMSRAFTIEELARRVRARDTGTAVATVYRAVAAMEDSGYLARVGESGGHALYARCVVDDHHHHLVCTECGAVAHAACPLDAGVLASVERQGFVITRHEITMYGLCRTCRRGVAEAS; encoded by the coding sequence ATGGCCAGCGTGTACGGAGAGAAGCGCACGTCGCCGCAGCGCGAGCGAATCGCGGCTGCGGTCGATGGCATGAGCAGGGCATTCACGATCGAGGAACTCGCGCGACGCGTGAGAGCGCGCGATACGGGAACAGCGGTGGCGACCGTTTACCGCGCCGTGGCGGCGATGGAGGACTCGGGCTACCTGGCACGCGTGGGCGAGTCCGGCGGGCACGCGCTGTACGCGCGATGCGTGGTGGATGACCACCATCATCACCTCGTGTGCACCGAGTGCGGCGCGGTTGCGCATGCCGCATGCCCGCTGGACGCCGGTGTGCTCGCCAGCGTGGAGCGGCAGGGCTTCGTCATCACGCGCCACGAGATCACGATGTACGGCCTGTGCCGGACGTGCCGCCGCGGCGTGGCAGAGGCCAGCTGA
- a CDS encoding energy-coupling factor ABC transporter permease, producing the protein MSHIHIPDGVLPLWLWASGWIVALVLVGVAGRLAERHEMRRKVPLLGVLAALMLVAMSSEIVPLAYHINLAVVAGVLLGPALAVIAAFIVEVVLAMLGHGGVTVLGLNTVVLSLEMVAGWALFRLLVGLLTRRRAGLAAGVATVLALAISTTAMVGVVWMGSATGATEIGEATVGPGLSVARFAAVVYTLGPIGWLIEALVTAGILGYVARVRPTLVFAGALRETTRHLPGDEAGGL; encoded by the coding sequence ATGTCGCACATCCACATACCCGACGGCGTTCTGCCGCTGTGGCTGTGGGCGAGCGGCTGGATCGTCGCGCTCGTGCTCGTGGGGGTCGCGGGGCGACTCGCCGAGCGGCATGAAATGCGACGCAAGGTGCCGCTCCTTGGCGTACTGGCGGCGCTCATGCTCGTGGCGATGTCGAGCGAGATCGTCCCGCTCGCGTACCACATCAACCTCGCGGTTGTGGCCGGGGTGCTGCTGGGACCGGCGCTGGCGGTAATCGCGGCGTTCATCGTGGAAGTCGTGCTCGCGATGCTCGGCCACGGGGGCGTGACCGTACTCGGCCTCAACACCGTGGTGCTGTCCCTGGAGATGGTGGCCGGGTGGGCGCTGTTCCGCCTGCTGGTGGGACTGCTCACGCGGCGGCGCGCGGGCTTGGCGGCCGGGGTCGCGACCGTGCTCGCGCTCGCGATCTCGACGACGGCGATGGTGGGTGTCGTGTGGATGGGGAGCGCGACCGGCGCAACCGAGATCGGGGAAGCGACCGTGGGCCCCGGCCTGTCGGTCGCGCGGTTCGCGGCCGTCGTCTACACGCTCGGGCCGATCGGCTGGCTCATCGAGGCACTCGTGACCGCGGGGATACTGGGCTACGTGGCCCGGGTGCGGCCCACGCTCGTGTTCGCAGGCGCGCTGCGCGAGACCACGCGGCACCTCCCCGGCGACGAGGCCGGGGGTCTGTGA
- a CDS encoding energy-coupling factor transporter transmembrane component T, translating into MNIGAVDHSATLGTSWLHRASPVAKLAAFALTLAAVVLTWNALVVASLAIMLASVATSCRLKFRLTYSLALYPGLFALVFAVSSAPDALVGAVIVLKAVTAALAAVIIVLTTPYPQVFAPVQRIVPSIVGDALLMTYRSTFLLLEKFSNLLRAVRLRSGLTAGHPVRAARATTSALGGLLLYSFDLSQRDYDVMRLRGYEGRLRAPLPRGESPARDVALVAGAALALATSALWRAGAATLNPYSWLVAIPALLALGVALIATRRNR; encoded by the coding sequence ATGAACATCGGGGCCGTCGATCACTCTGCCACGCTTGGCACGTCATGGCTACACCGCGCCTCGCCGGTCGCCAAGCTTGCCGCGTTCGCGCTCACGCTGGCGGCCGTGGTGCTGACATGGAACGCGCTGGTAGTGGCGTCGCTTGCGATCATGCTCGCCTCCGTGGCTACCTCGTGCAGACTCAAGTTCAGGTTGACCTACAGTCTTGCGCTCTACCCCGGGCTGTTCGCTTTGGTCTTCGCGGTATCGTCGGCACCCGACGCGCTTGTGGGCGCGGTCATAGTGCTGAAGGCCGTGACCGCCGCGCTCGCCGCCGTGATCATCGTGCTCACGACCCCCTACCCTCAGGTGTTCGCGCCGGTGCAGCGGATCGTGCCGTCGATCGTTGGCGACGCGCTGCTCATGACGTACCGGTCGACGTTTCTGTTGCTCGAGAAGTTCAGCAACCTGCTGCGCGCGGTCCGACTGCGATCGGGACTCACGGCCGGACACCCCGTTCGCGCGGCGCGCGCGACGACGTCGGCACTCGGAGGGCTACTGCTCTACTCCTTCGATCTCTCGCAGCGCGACTACGACGTGATGCGGCTGCGCGGCTACGAAGGCAGGCTGCGGGCGCCGCTTCCGCGCGGTGAGTCGCCCGCTCGCGACGTCGCGCTCGTGGCAGGCGCGGCGCTTGCACTCGCGACGAGCGCGCTCTGGCGTGCGGGTGCAGCGACGCTGAACCCGTACAGCTGGCTCGTGGCGATACCGGCGCTTCTCGCGCTCGGCGTGGCCCTGATAGCTACCCGGAGGAACCGATGA
- a CDS encoding ABC transporter ATP-binding protein — protein MIETPGHTHAPSDDEIVRVSCVRHSYEDGTSVHLCGLDFVARRGQRIAVLGPNGAGKTTLLFHILGLLHSKEGFVRVFGVDPGAEWPKIRRRIGVVLQNVDEQILAPTVADDIAFSPRQYGLAEDEIARRVDATLGLLGIRELHGRVPHNLSGGEKRKVAMAGALAMEPDLLVLDEPFEGLDPASREVMSDLLADLAAGGTTVVLTTHDIDAVPEIADYAYVLAPGGAIALSGTPAEVFASVEVMAASNIKPPVLAELFARLRAEDASAPETALTVDAAVEALREWRG, from the coding sequence ATGATCGAGACGCCCGGCCACACGCATGCGCCGTCCGACGACGAGATCGTGCGCGTCAGCTGCGTGCGGCACTCCTACGAGGACGGCACCAGCGTGCACCTCTGCGGCCTGGACTTCGTGGCCCGCCGAGGACAGCGCATCGCGGTGCTCGGCCCGAACGGAGCGGGCAAGACGACGCTGCTCTTTCACATCCTTGGGCTGCTACACAGCAAGGAAGGGTTCGTGCGAGTGTTCGGCGTGGACCCCGGCGCAGAGTGGCCAAAGATCCGCCGCCGCATCGGCGTGGTGCTCCAGAACGTGGACGAGCAGATCCTCGCGCCCACCGTCGCAGACGACATCGCCTTCTCCCCCCGCCAGTACGGCCTGGCCGAGGACGAAATCGCGCGGCGGGTGGACGCGACGCTTGGGCTGCTGGGCATCCGCGAGCTGCACGGGCGCGTGCCGCACAACCTCTCCGGTGGCGAGAAGCGCAAGGTCGCGATGGCCGGGGCGCTGGCGATGGAGCCGGACCTGCTCGTGCTCGACGAGCCGTTCGAGGGGCTCGATCCGGCGTCGAGAGAGGTGATGTCGGACCTGCTCGCGGACCTGGCCGCAGGCGGGACGACGGTCGTGCTGACGACCCACGACATCGACGCGGTGCCCGAGATCGCGGACTACGCCTACGTGCTCGCACCGGGCGGCGCGATCGCGCTGTCGGGGACGCCGGCCGAGGTGTTCGCGTCGGTCGAGGTGATGGCGGCGAGCAACATCAAACCGCCGGTGCTGGCGGAGCTGTTCGCGCGGCTGCGTGCCGAGGACGCGAGCGCGCCGGAGACGGCGCTCACGGTGGACGCAGCGGTTGAGGCGCTGCGGGAGTGGCGGGGGTAG
- a CDS encoding glycosyltransferase family 4 protein → MVERTDNPKNIAFLVSSFWGVAWYRCHVPGVELKRRGHNVVMTDRLEDIDVDACDIFVALRQQVPKVLEVVQYLNAMGRMTVADIDDDYWNLAPDNPARLSWNPEMLERLADIARACQVATTTTPELAEILRRINPATTILPNMLPDEHWAIEPKDSAQSDRLVLGWGGSTSHRSDVRMVGPVLVQLLDEFPELELHLAGAEPDWVPAHPRIRFVDTVPIEQYAHVLQDFDIAVAPLVDTRFNRCKSDLKYMEYAMLGLPVVASAVEPYTRTIRHGENGFLVKNTKGWLKSLRALIRDAELRHSIGSAGRVLAETRLMSRNIERWEKVYRIEP, encoded by the coding sequence ATGGTAGAGCGGACGGACAACCCCAAGAACATCGCCTTCCTCGTCAGCAGCTTCTGGGGTGTGGCCTGGTATCGCTGTCATGTCCCTGGTGTGGAGCTCAAACGACGCGGCCACAACGTCGTGATGACAGACCGCCTCGAAGACATCGATGTCGATGCGTGTGACATATTTGTAGCGCTCAGGCAGCAGGTCCCCAAGGTACTGGAGGTTGTCCAGTACCTGAATGCCATGGGGCGCATGACGGTCGCCGACATCGATGACGACTACTGGAACCTTGCTCCCGACAATCCGGCTCGACTGTCGTGGAATCCGGAGATGTTGGAGCGGTTGGCAGACATCGCGCGTGCCTGCCAGGTCGCGACAACCACCACACCCGAGCTCGCCGAGATTCTCAGACGAATCAACCCCGCAACGACGATTCTCCCTAACATGTTGCCTGACGAGCACTGGGCAATCGAGCCAAAGGATTCCGCTCAGTCGGACCGCCTCGTGCTGGGGTGGGGCGGTAGCACGAGCCATCGCAGTGACGTCCGAATGGTAGGGCCGGTGCTCGTGCAGTTGCTTGATGAATTCCCCGAGCTCGAACTCCACTTGGCTGGCGCCGAGCCCGACTGGGTTCCTGCCCACCCGCGAATCAGGTTCGTCGACACGGTTCCGATCGAACAGTATGCCCACGTGCTTCAGGACTTCGACATCGCGGTCGCGCCACTTGTCGACACTCGATTCAACAGATGCAAGAGCGATCTCAAGTACATGGAGTACGCCATGCTTGGATTGCCGGTGGTGGCTTCAGCGGTAGAGCCCTACACCCGCACGATCAGGCACGGGGAGAACGGCTTCCTTGTGAAGAACACCAAAGGCTGGCTCAAGTCGCTTCGGGCGCTCATCCGCGATGCCGAGCTGCGGCACTCGATCGGCAGTGCTGGTCGAGTGCTGGCGGAGACACGACTCATGTCGCGAAACATCGAGCGCTGGGAGAAGGTCTATCGGATCGAGCCGTAG
- a CDS encoding glycosyltransferase family 2 protein, producing the protein MAKERRVSIIVLTHNQLDYTKACFDAIFETTAGFELVVVDNASTDGTTDYLRELDRERRNIRVIYNTRNAGFARGCNQGVSVAKYELLCLLNNDTVPHAGWLDAMRKVMDKDAGIVGARLLFPDMTLQHAGIAFRLENVGGRTLVRPSHRYYRQPADLPEANVLEDVVGVTGACLLTSKRVWHEMGGLDEGYILANYEDVDFNLKVLQAGYRIIYQPDAVLIHYQNTTVNSKAGQADDPAQYLLQNLVRLNAKWGSLIRPALEAAQETPS; encoded by the coding sequence ATGGCCAAGGAACGCCGAGTGTCCATCATCGTGCTGACGCACAATCAGCTCGACTACACCAAGGCGTGTTTCGACGCGATCTTCGAGACCACGGCGGGCTTCGAACTCGTGGTGGTTGACAACGCCTCCACAGATGGCACCACCGATTACCTACGCGAACTGGATCGCGAGCGCCGCAACATCCGAGTCATCTACAACACACGAAACGCAGGGTTCGCCCGAGGCTGCAACCAAGGCGTCTCGGTCGCCAAGTACGAACTCCTCTGCCTGCTCAACAACGACACCGTACCCCACGCGGGCTGGCTCGACGCCATGCGAAAGGTCATGGACAAGGATGCAGGCATCGTCGGCGCACGTCTCCTGTTCCCCGACATGACGCTTCAACACGCGGGTATCGCATTCAGGCTGGAGAACGTCGGCGGACGAACACTCGTGAGACCGAGCCACCGCTACTACCGTCAACCGGCCGACCTGCCGGAGGCGAACGTACTCGAGGACGTGGTCGGCGTCACCGGCGCGTGCCTGCTCACGAGCAAGCGTGTGTGGCACGAGATGGGCGGCCTCGATGAAGGGTACATCCTGGCCAACTACGAGGACGTCGACTTCAACCTCAAGGTTCTCCAAGCCGGATACCGAATCATCTACCAGCCGGATGCGGTCCTCATTCACTACCAGAACACCACGGTGAACAGCAAGGCTGGCCAGGCCGATGACCCGGCGCAATACCTTCTCCAGAATCTCGTCCGACTCAACGCGAAGTGGGGGTCGCTCATTCGACCGGCCCTTGAAGCGGCACAGGAAACCCCTAGCTAG
- a CDS encoding FprA family A-type flavoprotein codes for MRAIPVSDSISWVGAIDWNLRDFHGYETPRGTTYNAYLVQGSEKIALIDTVKAPFADELLSRVASILPPDAVDVIVVNHVEPDHNSGLRAIMAAMPEARVVATRAGVAGVAEYHDGLEIETVGPDDVIDLGDKTLRFLPMPMVHWPDSMFTYVAESKTLLPNDAFGQHMASSERFADEVGYDLALEELTVYYANILMPLSSQVAKAVEKVVAQGWDIETIAPSHGVIWRAEGVGKVLEAYGRLTAGETREKIVVAFSTMWGSTDALARAVADGVAAEGVDVAVYDLALTPISYLTRELLDARALLLGSPTLHHGMLFRVAGYLQYLAGLKPAGKIAGAFGSYGWSSGAVQQMTERLEAIGFEMPFEPLTQKYRPSAGELDAAREWGAQFARRVGDA; via the coding sequence ATGCGAGCCATCCCTGTCTCCGACTCTATCTCCTGGGTCGGAGCGATTGACTGGAACCTGCGCGACTTTCACGGCTATGAGACGCCGCGCGGAACAACCTACAACGCCTACCTCGTGCAGGGCAGCGAGAAGATCGCTCTCATCGACACCGTGAAGGCCCCCTTCGCCGATGAGCTGCTCTCGCGTGTCGCCTCGATTCTCCCGCCTGACGCCGTCGACGTCATCGTCGTGAACCACGTCGAGCCTGACCACAACAGCGGGTTGCGCGCGATCATGGCCGCCATGCCCGAGGCACGCGTCGTGGCGACCCGCGCGGGCGTCGCCGGCGTGGCCGAGTACCACGACGGGCTCGAGATCGAGACGGTCGGCCCCGATGACGTCATCGATCTGGGTGACAAGACGCTGCGCTTCCTGCCCATGCCGATGGTGCATTGGCCGGACTCGATGTTCACCTATGTCGCCGAGTCCAAGACCCTGCTGCCCAACGATGCATTCGGCCAGCACATGGCCTCCTCGGAACGCTTCGCCGATGAGGTCGGCTACGACCTCGCGCTTGAGGAGCTCACCGTCTACTACGCCAACATCCTCATGCCGCTCTCGTCCCAGGTTGCGAAAGCCGTCGAGAAGGTCGTCGCACAGGGCTGGGATATCGAGACCATCGCGCCATCGCACGGCGTGATCTGGCGCGCCGAGGGCGTCGGCAAGGTGCTCGAAGCTTACGGGCGGCTCACCGCAGGGGAGACTCGCGAGAAGATTGTCGTGGCGTTTTCCACGATGTGGGGCTCGACCGACGCGCTCGCCCGCGCCGTCGCCGACGGCGTCGCCGCCGAGGGCGTGGACGTCGCTGTCTACGACCTCGCGCTCACCCCGATCTCGTACCTCACGCGCGAGCTGCTCGACGCGCGCGCGCTGCTCCTTGGCTCGCCCACGCTGCATCACGGCATGCTCTTCCGCGTGGCTGGCTACCTGCAGTACCTCGCTGGCCTCAAGCCGGCAGGCAAGATTGCGGGTGCGTTCGGCTCCTACGGCTGGAGCAGCGGAGCCGTGCAGCAGATGACCGAGCGGCTCGAGGCGATCGGCTTCGAGATGCCGTTCGAGCCCCTCACCCAGAAGTATCGTCCATCTGCCGGAGAGCTGGACGCTGCGCGTGAGTGGGGTGCGCAGTTCGCACGGCGGGTCGGGGATGCCTAG